In one Leptolyngbya sp. CCY15150 genomic region, the following are encoded:
- a CDS encoding adenylate/guanylate cyclase domain-containing protein, with product MTGTRGLILVVDDNETNRDLLSRRLSRLGHDTVMAEHGQQALDQVQHHAFDLVLLDIMMPNMTGYEVLERLKADPAQAHIPVIMVSALDDIESVVRCIELGAEDYLFKPFNPTLLQARVTASLEKKRMLDHERAMMEKLKAEQEKSEALLLNILPGAIATRLKQGEQVIADNFADVTVMFADLVNFTELSAQLAPPELVALLNRIFSTFDQLADRYNLEKIKTIGDAYLVVGGLPTPRPDHVESVAEMALAMQKAIAQFTVSPAQPTLTMRIGINTGPVGAGVIGIKKFAYDLWGDTVNTASRMESLGLPGHIQVTETVYERLKDKYHLEPRGAIEVKGKGAMMTYFLRG from the coding sequence ATGACCGGGACTCGTGGACTGATCCTCGTCGTAGACGATAACGAAACCAACCGTGATCTACTCTCGCGACGACTTTCGCGCTTAGGGCACGATACAGTAATGGCAGAGCATGGGCAGCAAGCCCTCGACCAAGTGCAGCACCACGCCTTCGACCTGGTCTTGCTAGACATCATGATGCCCAATATGACGGGCTATGAGGTGCTCGAACGCCTCAAGGCAGACCCAGCCCAGGCTCACATCCCGGTGATCATGGTCTCCGCCCTAGACGACATCGAAAGCGTGGTGCGCTGCATTGAGCTAGGGGCAGAAGACTACTTGTTTAAGCCGTTTAACCCTACTCTGCTGCAGGCCCGGGTGACCGCTAGCCTAGAAAAGAAGCGGATGCTTGACCATGAACGGGCCATGATGGAAAAACTCAAGGCGGAGCAGGAAAAATCCGAGGCGCTGTTGCTGAATATTCTGCCAGGGGCGATCGCCACCCGTCTCAAGCAAGGCGAACAGGTGATTGCCGATAACTTTGCCGATGTGACGGTGATGTTTGCCGATTTGGTCAACTTTACGGAACTCTCCGCCCAGCTCGCGCCGCCTGAATTAGTGGCATTGCTCAACCGCATTTTTTCCACCTTCGACCAGCTCGCCGATCGCTATAATCTCGAAAAAATCAAGACCATCGGAGATGCCTATTTGGTGGTAGGCGGCCTACCCACACCCCGCCCCGACCATGTCGAGTCTGTGGCGGAGATGGCCCTAGCCATGCAAAAAGCGATCGCCCAGTTTACGGTATCCCCCGCTCAACCGACCCTCACTATGCGCATCGGCATCAACACTGGCCCGGTAGGCGCTGGGGTCATTGGCATCAAGAAGTTTGCCTATGACCTCTGGGGCGATACGGTGAATACCGCTAGCCGCATGGAGTCTCTGGGTCTACCAGGACACATCCAGGTGACGGAGACGGTCTATGAACGCCTTAAGGATAAGTATCACCTCGAACCCCGAGGGGCGATCGAGGTGAAGGGTAAAGGCGCGATGATGACCTATTTTCTCAGAGGGTAG
- a CDS encoding response regulator, with amino-acid sequence MPIILLVEDNEMNRDMLSRRLTRRGHEVLMAVDGKQGVAIAQDQQPHLILMDMSLPVLDGWEATRQLKAMPKTQHIPIIALTAHAMAGDRQKCIEVGCDDYDTKPIDFNRLLTKIQALLTSPTP; translated from the coding sequence ATGCCCATCATCCTCTTAGTCGAAGATAATGAAATGAATCGGGACATGCTGTCTCGTCGTCTCACCCGTCGAGGGCATGAGGTGTTAATGGCCGTCGATGGAAAACAGGGGGTGGCGATCGCCCAAGACCAACAACCACACTTAATTTTGATGGATATGAGCCTACCGGTGCTCGATGGATGGGAAGCAACCCGTCAACTCAAAGCCATGCCCAAGACCCAGCACATCCCCATTATTGCCCTCACTGCCCATGCCATGGCAGGCGATCGCCAGAAATGCATCGAGGTAGGCTGCGATGACTATGATACAAAACCGATTGACTTTAATCGCCTACTTACTAAAATACAAGCTCTTTTAACATCACCAACGCCATGA